CCTCGATAGTTTGGAAACTTCAAAAGACATCGTTCAGGAGGTATTTATCAAGGTATGGGAAGACAGAACCGTTTTTCATGATGAAGGTCATACCACGGGATATTTTTATAAAGCCGTAAGGAATAAATGTCTCAACCACCTTAAGAGCAAACAGCATCTGCTCACAGAGCGTTATGGACAGGAAAACATGGAAATCTATGGCACGGAAGAATTCCTTATGTCCGAGGCCGTAATCGTGGAAACTACCGTTATCATAGAAGACGCCATCAGGGCACTACCGGTCAAAGCAGCCCAGGTGATAAGGCTCAGCATCAAAGATTATACAAACGATGAGATCGCCAAGGCACTGTCCATCTCTGTCAATACGGTGAAAGACCATAAAAAAGTGGCATACCGAAAATTAAGAAAGCTTCTTGGTTTTTTAAGGCAGGTTCTGGGTTTTTGGGCTGTTGGCTAGCTAGTCCCATAACACCATTAAGACCACTTTCCACGGTTGCATGGAAATAGGGTTTTTACGCCAACAGGGCAACCGTTTTTAAAGTGATGGATTCAGGGGCTGTGATTAAAAACCGTTTTTTTGTGTTAGTTCCAAACTGAGCGAGGGGAATCCATCGCTTTAAAAACGCAGCAAGCCCGCCCAAAGCGGGTGC
This genomic window from Mariniflexile sp. TRM1-10 contains:
- a CDS encoding RNA polymerase sigma-70 factor encodes the protein MKQGGKELTLKDYNKLFKSLYPQLCVFAYKYLDSLETSKDIVQEVFIKVWEDRTVFHDEGHTTGYFYKAVRNKCLNHLKSKQHLLTERYGQENMEIYGTEEFLMSEAVIVETTVIIEDAIRALPVKAAQVIRLSIKDYTNDEIAKALSISVNTVKDHKKVAYRKLRKLLGFLRQVLGFWAVG